The following are encoded in a window of Meiothermus sp. CFH 77666 genomic DNA:
- a CDS encoding phosphate-starvation-inducible PsiE family protein has translation MITQQNLLNIFRIITRVIFNLALVALLIGLLVSVGRTLMDLGLAVSQPTVRLGLKDLVTNILSLVVVLELVRAFVDYFEYDRIRAEILVEVAVIFVLREMMLGLFSGDIKGADVLVWSAGILALVIARALAIAFPYGKMVRPKQ, from the coding sequence ATGATCACCCAACAAAACTTGCTCAACATTTTTCGGATCATCACCCGGGTTATCTTCAACCTTGCACTTGTAGCCCTGCTGATAGGCCTGCTGGTGAGTGTAGGGCGCACCCTGATGGACCTAGGCCTTGCGGTCAGCCAGCCCACGGTTCGTCTGGGCCTGAAAGATCTGGTCACAAATATCCTTTCATTGGTAGTGGTGCTCGAGCTGGTACGGGCCTTTGTGGACTACTTTGAGTACGACCGCATCCGGGCCGAGATTTTGGTTGAAGTGGCAGTGATATTTGTTCTACGTGAGATGATGCTGGGGCTGTTCTCGGGAGATATTAAGGGTGCGGATGTGTTGGTCTGGAGTGCGGGCATACTGGCTCTGGTTATCGCCCGGGCCTTGGCAATTGCATTCCCTTACGGCAAAATGGTACGCCCAAAGCAGTAG
- a CDS encoding Uma2 family endonuclease, protein MNPTLLSVKEYLELEERAELRHEYVDGRLLAMAGETQEHEDIVLNLVEALRPLARGKGCRLYTTNIKLQVRPTRFRYPDLMVICSPKVEPRIEFAPCLIVEVLSDSTEQTDLSEKLSEYTALPSLERYLLVSQTHKLVLVYIRQPDGWRLETLENSGEVYIPCLDVSLTLEEIYRGLAL, encoded by the coding sequence ATGAACCCCACCCTGCTCAGCGTGAAGGAGTACTTAGAGCTCGAGGAGCGCGCAGAACTCCGCCACGAATATGTTGATGGGCGACTTCTAGCCATGGCCGGGGAGACCCAGGAGCACGAAGACATTGTACTCAACCTGGTTGAAGCCCTCCGTCCGCTGGCCAGGGGCAAGGGTTGCAGGCTGTACACCACCAACATCAAGTTGCAAGTTCGACCTACCCGATTCCGCTATCCCGATCTGATGGTGATTTGCAGCCCTAAGGTTGAGCCGAGAATTGAATTTGCCCCCTGCTTGATTGTGGAAGTTTTATCGGATAGCACCGAACAAACCGATCTCAGTGAGAAACTGAGTGAATACACTGCGCTGCCCAGCCTCGAACGCTACCTACTGGTCTCTCAGACCCACAAACTGGTTCTGGTCTATATCCGGCAGCCTGACGGCTGGCGGCTCGAGACCCTTGAGAATAGCGGCGAAGTTTACATCCCTTGTCTGGATGTAAGCCTTACCCTCGAGGAAATTTACCGGGGACTTGCCCTTTGA